Proteins encoded within one genomic window of Cytophagales bacterium:
- a CDS encoding HTTM domain-containing protein produces MKQLQAFLGREVDNSNIVVFRIGFGFLLMAECWGAILTGWVRRVFIEPDFTFSYIGFEWLQPFDGNGMYYYFFLMGLFGLFMMIGFAYRLSSIMFCLLWFGSYVMQKSSYNNHYYLLIILSGLMAFLPAHKVYSVDVKLGWTNRKETASYGFVFLFIAQVAIVYVFASINKVYPDWLQAKPIAIWFHIKRNYFLIGPLLQKEWMHYFVAYGGILYDGIIVFLLLNHRTRKLGFFLSLFFNLFNSAVFQIGIFPYLMILFSVFFYPGESIRKVFLRKKQPVTPKTGTFPIWATYSVVIYLVIQVALPLRHWFVPGNVNWTEEGHKYSWRMMLRSKSGTGNYLVKDQKSGKQEWVNPREYLTYKQYAKVATFPDMTWQFAQRLKTIYEEKGWKEVAVYAHFKMSLNGNPKHRPVDPEVDLTKVKWNFFGHADWKLTPEYDD; encoded by the coding sequence ATGAAACAATTACAAGCATTTCTTGGCAGAGAAGTCGACAACAGCAACATTGTTGTGTTTCGCATAGGCTTTGGTTTTTTACTGATGGCCGAATGCTGGGGGGCTATCCTTACAGGATGGGTCCGTCGTGTATTCATAGAGCCTGATTTTACGTTCTCTTACATTGGGTTTGAGTGGTTGCAGCCTTTCGATGGTAATGGCATGTACTACTATTTTTTCCTGATGGGCTTGTTTGGCCTTTTCATGATGATCGGGTTTGCCTATCGCCTCTCTTCCATTATGTTTTGTTTGTTGTGGTTTGGCTCTTACGTCATGCAAAAATCCAGCTACAACAATCACTACTATTTGCTGATCATTCTCTCTGGGCTAATGGCCTTTTTACCAGCACATAAAGTCTATTCCGTGGATGTCAAACTGGGATGGACGAACCGCAAAGAAACAGCCTCCTATGGGTTCGTGTTTTTGTTCATAGCTCAGGTGGCCATCGTCTATGTTTTTGCCAGCATCAACAAAGTTTATCCCGATTGGCTTCAAGCCAAACCCATCGCCATTTGGTTCCATATCAAACGCAATTACTTCCTGATTGGCCCATTGCTGCAAAAAGAATGGATGCACTATTTCGTTGCTTACGGGGGTATCCTTTATGATGGTATCATCGTCTTTTTGTTGCTGAACCACAGAACTAGAAAATTGGGCTTTTTCCTGTCCTTATTCTTTAATTTGTTCAATTCGGCTGTTTTTCAGATTGGGATTTTCCCTTATCTGATGATCTTGTTTTCAGTGTTCTTTTATCCGGGAGAATCCATTAGGAAAGTATTCCTCCGAAAAAAGCAACCCGTAACCCCCAAAACAGGCACTTTCCCCATATGGGCCACCTATTCGGTCGTGATTTATCTTGTTATTCAGGTGGCATTGCCATTACGCCACTGGTTTGTTCCTGGAAATGTGAATTGGACAGAAGAAGGTCATAAATATAGCTGGAGAATGATGCTGCGATCAAAAAGCGGGACAGGCAATTATCTGGTTAAGGATCAAAAGTCAGGCAAGCAAGAATGGGTCAATCCAAGAGAATACCTGACTTACAAGCAATATGCTAAAGTGGCCACTTTCCCGGACATGACTTGGCAATTTGCGCAACGACTAAAAACGATCTACGAAGAGAAAGGATGGAAAGAAGTAGCTGTTTACGCCCATTTTAAAATGTCCTTGAATGGTAATCCGAAACATAGGCCGGTAGATCCGGAGGTTGATCTTACGAAAGTGAAGTGGAATTTTTTCGGACATGCCGATTGGAAGTTAACACCAGAATATGATGATTGA
- a CDS encoding GntG family PLP-dependent aldolase, protein MMIDLRSDTVTKPTKGMQEAMFSAEVGDDVFESDPSVNALQAKVADLFGMEAALYCPSGTMTNQIGLRILTQPQDEVVCHKHSHIYLYEGGGLAYNSMLSPKLLEGDRGRLTADQIATSINPDDIHFPRTQLVSLENTMNKGGGSYYSLEELRKIHAVCDEHGLALHLDGARLFNAIVESGISPKDFGDIFDTISVCFSKGLGAPVGSVLLGTKSNIKQARRVRKVFGGGMRQAGFLAAACSYALDHHVDRLKEDHDRARTIGDEAAKISYVKEVYPVDTNIVILALEGKSEKWMLDQLSANGVAAVGFGPGLVRFVTHLDFTNAHLEELIKVFKKIS, encoded by the coding sequence ATGATGATTGATCTTAGAAGCGATACAGTAACCAAGCCGACCAAAGGGATGCAGGAGGCTATGTTTTCAGCAGAAGTAGGAGATGATGTCTTTGAGTCTGATCCTTCGGTCAATGCCTTGCAGGCTAAGGTGGCTGATCTTTTTGGCATGGAAGCGGCCCTTTATTGTCCGTCTGGGACCATGACCAATCAAATCGGGTTGCGGATTTTGACCCAACCTCAGGATGAGGTAGTCTGCCATAAGCACTCACATATTTATTTGTACGAAGGAGGAGGACTGGCTTACAATTCGATGTTATCCCCCAAATTGTTGGAAGGGGATCGGGGACGTTTGACGGCAGATCAAATTGCGACCAGCATCAATCCTGATGACATTCATTTTCCTCGGACCCAATTGGTTTCGCTGGAAAATACCATGAATAAAGGCGGGGGAAGCTACTATTCATTGGAGGAATTGCGCAAGATACATGCAGTATGCGATGAGCATGGTCTGGCGCTGCACCTCGATGGAGCACGATTGTTCAATGCCATTGTCGAGTCAGGCATCTCGCCGAAAGATTTTGGTGACATTTTCGATACCATTTCCGTGTGTTTTTCCAAAGGATTGGGAGCCCCGGTAGGTTCTGTTTTGTTGGGTACTAAATCAAACATCAAACAAGCGCGAAGAGTCCGAAAAGTATTTGGCGGTGGCATGCGTCAGGCGGGCTTCCTGGCAGCGGCTTGTAGCTACGCATTAGATCATCATGTAGATCGGTTGAAGGAAGACCATGACCGTGCACGTACCATCGGTGATGAAGCAGCGAAAATTTCTTATGTCAAAGAGGTGTATCCTGTAGATACCAATATTGTGATCCTGGCTTTGGAAGGGAAATCTGAAAAATGGATGTTGGATCAGCTCAGTGCTAATGGTGTAGCTGCCGTAGGATTTGGACCAGGGCTCGTTCGTTTTGTAACGCACCTGGATTTTACCAATGCGCACCTGGAAGAATTGATCAAGGTATTCAAAAAAATCTCCTGA
- a CDS encoding EamA family transporter encodes MSQYSGSKVVLFVVPALIWGSTWYVIKFQLGQVDPLWSVSYRFFLAGLILLAYALIRKINLKFTLVEHARMALQGVLLFGVNYWLVYEAEEELTSALVAVAFSTIIFFNIFFGTIFLGKKTVRKVFLGAGLGLAGTFALFYNDLTGVHYETIPVYSVAVLVLSVVFASLGNVTSASNQSKGIPVLQANGFGMIYGALGMALIAVFSGIAPTFNVQSEYVFSLLYLSVFGSITAFGAYLTLIGQIGPDRAAYVLITIPVTALVISVLLEGYALNVWSIGGISLILLSNLIVLRK; translated from the coding sequence ATGTCGCAATACAGCGGTTCAAAGGTTGTTCTTTTTGTAGTCCCCGCATTGATTTGGGGGTCTACGTGGTACGTGATCAAGTTTCAACTGGGTCAGGTAGATCCGCTTTGGTCTGTGAGCTACCGGTTTTTTCTGGCTGGTCTTATCTTGTTGGCTTACGCGTTGATCCGAAAAATCAATTTGAAGTTTACCCTCGTAGAACATGCTCGAATGGCCCTTCAGGGTGTACTGCTGTTTGGGGTGAACTACTGGCTGGTGTATGAAGCGGAGGAAGAACTGACGAGTGCATTGGTGGCTGTCGCTTTTTCTACCATTATCTTTTTCAATATTTTTTTCGGAACGATTTTCCTGGGTAAGAAAACGGTCCGCAAAGTCTTTTTAGGGGCCGGACTTGGACTGGCTGGAACATTCGCCTTGTTTTATAATGACCTGACGGGTGTTCACTATGAAACCATTCCAGTTTACAGTGTGGCTGTTCTTGTATTGTCTGTTGTATTTGCCTCTCTTGGTAATGTCACCTCTGCTTCCAATCAGTCGAAGGGCATTCCGGTCTTGCAAGCCAATGGGTTTGGTATGATCTACGGCGCGTTAGGAATGGCGTTGATTGCTGTTTTTTCGGGGATTGCCCCCACATTCAATGTGCAATCAGAATATGTGTTTTCATTGCTCTACCTATCAGTATTTGGTTCCATCACCGCGTTTGGAGCTTACCTTACTTTGATCGGTCAGATCGGCCCGGATCGAGCGGCTTATGTACTGATTACCATTCCGGTCACTGCTTTGGTCATCTCCGTTTTGCTGGAAGGTTACGCGTTGAATGTCTGGTCGATTGGAGGTATCTCTCTAATTCTTCTGAGCAACTTGATCGTGTTGCGGAAATAA
- a CDS encoding replication-associated recombination protein A, with the protein MFQDHSPLAERMRPKSLDDLIGQDHLVGEKGVLRRAIQQGRVPSMILWGPPGTGKTTMANIIANEVKLPFHTLSAISAGVKEVREVIAKVRPGSKSILFIDEIHRFNKAQQDALLGAVEKGTITLIGATTENPSFEVNSALLSRSQVYTLNHLEKKDLLDIIDRALAQDEELKRLKVELKETEALFNLSGGDARKLLNLFELVVKSQEGTEIAVEDETVIHIAQRKTILYDKQGEMHYDIISAFIKSIRGSDPNAAVYYLARMIEGGEDVKFIARRLVILASEDIGNANPTALVMATSCFQAVNLIGYPESRIILSQCTTYLASSPKSNASYMAIGAAQKAVKEQGDLPVPMAIRNAPTKLMKDSGYGQGYKYAHDHPGNFAAMEFLPDELSNTKFYDPGKNPREEELRKFLRARWQEKYGY; encoded by the coding sequence ATGTTTCAAGATCATTCTCCCTTAGCAGAACGCATGCGCCCAAAATCGCTGGATGACCTCATTGGTCAGGACCATTTGGTGGGGGAGAAGGGCGTACTTAGAAGGGCAATACAACAAGGGCGAGTGCCTTCGATGATCTTGTGGGGGCCTCCCGGAACCGGGAAAACGACCATGGCCAACATCATTGCCAATGAGGTGAAGCTGCCCTTCCATACCCTAAGTGCGATCAGTGCAGGGGTGAAGGAAGTCCGGGAAGTCATCGCGAAAGTGCGACCAGGAAGTAAAAGCATTCTCTTCATCGATGAGATTCATCGTTTCAACAAGGCCCAACAAGATGCGCTATTGGGAGCAGTTGAAAAAGGAACGATCACGCTTATTGGCGCCACTACAGAGAACCCAAGTTTCGAAGTGAACAGTGCCTTGCTTTCCAGAAGCCAGGTCTACACCTTGAATCACCTGGAGAAAAAAGACTTATTAGACATCATCGATCGGGCCCTTGCCCAGGACGAGGAGCTAAAAAGGCTGAAAGTAGAACTCAAAGAAACAGAAGCCCTTTTCAACCTGTCCGGAGGAGATGCGCGCAAGCTATTGAATCTGTTCGAGTTGGTGGTCAAAAGCCAGGAAGGAACTGAGATTGCCGTAGAAGACGAAACAGTGATTCATATTGCTCAGCGCAAGACGATCCTTTATGACAAGCAAGGAGAAATGCACTACGACATCATCAGTGCGTTCATCAAGTCCATTAGAGGTAGCGATCCCAATGCAGCGGTTTATTATTTGGCTCGCATGATTGAGGGCGGAGAAGATGTAAAATTTATTGCCCGGCGCCTGGTGATCCTTGCTTCTGAAGACATAGGCAATGCAAATCCTACGGCACTGGTCATGGCTACCAGCTGTTTTCAGGCGGTGAACCTGATCGGGTATCCCGAAAGCCGAATCATCTTGAGTCAGTGCACCACTTATTTGGCGAGCTCACCTAAGAGTAATGCCAGCTACATGGCCATCGGGGCTGCACAAAAGGCGGTGAAAGAACAGGGTGATTTGCCTGTTCCAATGGCGATAAGAAATGCACCAACCAAACTGATGAAAGACTCTGGTTATGGTCAGGGGTATAAGTACGCTCACGATCATCCGGGCAACTTCGCGGCAATGGAATTTTTGCCAGACGAATTGTCTAATACCAAATTCTATGACCCAGGCAAGAACCCACGTGAGGAAGAACTCAGAAAATTTTTGAGAGCTCGCTGGCAGGAGAAGTATGGGTATTAA